One stretch of Ananas comosus cultivar F153 linkage group 6, ASM154086v1, whole genome shotgun sequence DNA includes these proteins:
- the LOC109711832 gene encoding transmembrane 9 superfamily member 12-like: MSSYLIFLTLSILALNSHSIDAFYLPGSYMHTYSQGEAISVKVNSLTSIETELPFSYYSLPYCRPQGGIKKSAENLGEILMGDQIDNSPYRFRINVNESLYLCTTNPLDQQEANLLKQRARDLYQVNVILDNLPVMRFIEQNGVTIQWTGFPVGYTSSGSSDAYIVNHLKFKVLVHEYEGNGVAVIASEDGLGVVQDDNKKGYQIVGFEVIPCSVKRDPDTMLKLKMYDKIDPINCPIDLDKSQVIWENERIAFTYEVEFVKSDIKWPSRWDAYLKMEGANVHWYSIINSLTVIFFLAGIVLIIFLRTVRRDLTRYEEMDKEAQAQMNEEQLGWKLVVGEVFREPTCALLLCVMVGDGIQILGMAVVTIVFAALGFLSPAMRGMLLTGMILLYLVLGVTAGYVGVRLWKTIKGSSKGWKLVSWSIACFFSGIVFVVLTALNFILWRSKSTGALPVSLFIILLAMWFCISVPLTLWGGSLGEKAKDIEIPVRTNQIPREIPERSYPSWFLVLGAGTLPFGTLFIELFFILSSIWLGRFYYVFGFLLVVLILLLIVCGEVSVVLTYMNLCVEDWRWWWKAFFASGSVSFYVFLYSINYLVFELRSLSGPVSAALYLGYSLITAFAILLATGSIGFLMSFYFVHYIFSSVKID, encoded by the coding sequence ATGTCTTCCTACTTGATATTCTTGACCCTCTCTATCCTGGCGTTGAACTCGCACTCGATCGACGCCTTCTACCTTCCTGGAAGTTACATGCACACGTACTCGCAAGGCGAAGCCATCTCCGTTAAAGTCAACTCGCTCACGTCGATCGAAACCGAGCTCCCCTTCAGCTACTACAGCCTCCCCTACTGCCGTCCCCAAGGCGGAATCAAAAAGAGCGCGGAGAATTTAGGCGAAATCCTGATGGGCGATCAGATCGACAACTCTCCATACCGATTCCGCATCAACGTCAACGAGTCCCTCTATCTTTGTACCACCAACCCGCTAGATCAGCAGGAGGCCAATCTCTTAAAGCAGAGGGCCCGCGATCTCTATCAGGTCAACGTGATCCTCGACAACCTCCCTGTAATGAGGTTCATCGAACAAAATGGCGTTACCATCCAATGGACCGGATTTCCCGTCGGCTACACCTCATCAGGAAGCTCCGACGCGTACATCGTTAATCACTTGAAGTTTAAGGTCTTGGTCCATGAGTACGAAGGGAATGGTGTGGCTGTCATCGCTAGCGAAGACGGTCTCGGAGTGGTTCAGGATGATAACAAGAAGGGCTATCAGATTGTCGGGTTTGAAGTTATTCCTTGCAGCGTGAAGCGCGATCCCGATACCATGTTGAAGCTCAAAATGTATGATAAAATCGACCCTATAAACTGCCCGATTGATCTCGACAAGTCTCAGGTGATTTGGGAGAATGAGAGGATCGCGTTTACCTATGAAGTCGAGTTTGTGAAGAGCGACATCAAATGGCCCTCGCGGTGGGACGCGTATTTGAAAATGGAAGGCGCGAATGTCCATTGGTACTCGATCATAAACTCCTTGACGGTTATCTTTTTCCTGGCCGGCATAGTGCTTATTATATTCCTTCGAACCGTTCGGCGGGATCTGACTAGATATGAGGAGATGGATAAAGAAGCCCAAGCTCAGATGAACGAGGAGCAATTGGGCTGGAAACTCGTCGTGGGCGAGGTCTTTAGAGAACCAACTTGCGCATTACTGCTTTGCGTGATGGTTGGAGACGGCATTCAGATTCTGGGCATGGCAGTTGTTACAATCGTCTTTGCCGCTCTCGGATTCTTGTCTCCTGCCATGCGAGGAATGCTCTTGACGGGGATGATTCTTCTCTATCTAGTCCTCGGAGTCACAGCTGGTTATGTCGGAGTTAGGCTCTGGAAGACCATAAAAGGAAGCTCCAAAGGATGGAAGTTGGTTTCCTGGTCAATTGCCTGCTTCTTCTCAGGCATAGTATTCGTGGTTCTAACCGCATTGAACTTCATACTTTGGCGAAGCAAGAGCACCGGAGCTCTCCCTGTCTCATTATTCATCATTCTCTTAGCCATGTGGTTCTGCATCTCAGTGCCTCTTACCCTCTGGGGAGGTTCCTTAGGCGAAAAAGCCAAGGACATAGAAATCCCTGTCCGAACCAACCAAATACCGCGAGAGATCCCCGAACGCAGCTACCCTTCCTGGTTCCTTGTTCTCGGCGCCGGAACACTACCCTTTGGTACCCTCTTCATCGAGCTCTTCTTCATCCTCTCTAGCATTTGGCTAGGGAGGTTCTATTACGTGTTCGGCTTCCTACTTGTTGTCCTTATTTTGCTCCTCATCGTCTGCGGCGAAGTCTCTGTGGTCCTCACTTACATGAATCTTTGTGTGGAGGATTGGAGGTGGTGGTGGAAAGCTTTCTTTGCTTCCGGCTCCGTTTCGTTCTATGTTTTCTTATACTCCATCAACTACCTGGTGTTTGAGCTTAGGAGCTTGAGTGGCCCTGTTTCAGCTGCACTCTACCTTGGCTATTCCCTGATCACGGCTTTCGCCATTTTGCTAGCCACTGGATCGATCGGCTTCTTGATGTCATTCTATTTCGTTCATTATATCTTCTCCTCTGTTAAGATTGATTAG
- the LOC109711831 gene encoding transmembrane 9 superfamily member 12-like, with product MLSDRFPKMSSSWIIPVFVSLLLFASPTNAFYLPGSYMHTYTPGEEIWVKVNSLTSIETELPFSYYSLPYCRPQGGIKKSAENLGELLMGDQIDNSPYRFRVNTNESLYLCTTTPLNEHEVKLLKQRSQDLYQVNMILDNLPVLRFTEQNGMTTQWTGFPVGYSPSGGSEVYIINHLKFKVLVHEYEGSKVQIIGTGEEGLGVITENDKTKMSGYEIVGFEVVPCSVKRDPDAMSKLNIYDTIEPVNCPLELEKSQMIREKERISFTYEVEFVKSDIRWPSRWDAYLKMEGAKVHWFSIMNSLMVIFFLAGIVFVIFLRTVRRDLTRYEELDKEAQAQMNEELSGWKLVVGDVFREPTCPKLLCVMIGDGIQILGMAVVTIVFAALGFMSPASRGMLLTGMIILYLFLGIAAGYVGVRLWRTIKGTSEGWRSVSWSIACFFPGVVFVILTILNFILWGNNSTGALPISLFFTLLSLWFCISVPLTLLGGFLGTRAEPIEFPVRTNQIPREIPARKYPSWLLVLGAGTLPFGTLFIELFFILSSIWLGRFYYVFGFLLIVLLLLVVVCAEVSVVLTYMHLCVEDWRWWWKAFFSSGSVALYVFLYSMNYLVFDLRSLSGPVSAVVYLGYSLIMCLAIMLSTGTIGFLTSLSFVHYLFSSVKID from the coding sequence ATGCTGAGCGATCGATTCCCAAAGATGTCTTCCTCTTGGATTATACCTGTTTTCGTCTCTCTGCTTCTTTTTGCATCTCCGACCAATGCCTTCTACCTTCCTGGTAGCTATATGCACACCTACACGCCAGGTGAAGAAATTTGGGTGAAAGTGAATTCCCTCACCTCGATCGAAACCGAGCTCCCCTTTAGCTACTACAGCCTGCCTTACTGCCGCCCGCAAGGTGGGATCAAGAAAAGCGCCGAGAATTTGGGCGAGCTTCTCATGGGCGATCAGATCGATAACTCTCCTTATCGTTTTCGCGTTAATACGAACGAGTCCCTCTACCTCTGCACTACAACTCCTCTAAATGAGCATGAGGTTAAACTCTTGAAGCAGAGGAGCCAAGACCTCTATCAGGTGAATATGATCCTCGACAACCTTCCTGTTCTGAGGTTCACCGAACAGAACGGCATGACCACTCAGTGGACTGGGTTTCCTGTTGGGTACTCCCCTAGTGGAGGTTCTGAAGTTTATATCATCAATCACTTGAAGTTTAAGGTCTTGGTCCATGAGTATGAGGGGAGTAAAGTGCAGATTATTGGCACTGGCGAAGAGGGCTTGGGTGTGATTACTGAGAATGATAAAACGAAGATGTCTGGGTATGAGATTGTGGGTTTTGAAGTTGTTCCGTGCAGTGTGAAGCGGGATCCTGATGCCATGTCGAAGCTTAACATTTATGATACAATTGAGCCTGTAAACTGCCCACTGGAGCTTGAGAAGTCTCAGATGATTcgtgaaaaagagagaatatCCTTTACTTATGAAGTCGAGTTTGTGAAGAGCGACATTAGATGGCCTTCACGGTGGGATGCGTACTTGAAAATGGAAGGTGCTAAAGTCCACTGGTTCTCAATCATGAACTCCTTAATGGTCATCTTCTTTTTGGCTGGTATAGTGTTTGTCATATTCTTGAGGACCGTTCGGAGGGATCTGACTAGATATGAAGAGCTGGATAAGGAAGCCCAAGCTCAGATGAATGAGGAACTATCTGGCTGGAAACTTGTAGTGGGTGATGTCTTCAGAGAACCAACATGCCCAAAATTGCTTTGTGTAATGATTGGTGATGGAATTCAGATTTTGGGTATGGCGGTTGTGACAATCGTCTTTGCTGCGCTGGGTTTCATGTCTCCTGCCTCGAGAGGGATGCTCTTGACTGGAATGATTATTCTATATCTCTTCCTTGGGATTGCTGCCGGATATGTTGGTGTTAGGCTCTGGAGAACTATCAAAGGTACTTCTGAAGGGTGGCGGTCAGTTTCCTGGTCGATTGCTTGTTTCTTCCCTGGAGTTGTATTCGTCATTCTCACCATACTTAACTTCATACTGTGGGGAAACAACAGCACCGGAGCTCTACCTATCTCATTGTTCTTCACTCTTCTCTCCTTGTGGTTCTGCATCTCGGTGCCTCTTACCCTTTTGGGTGGTTTCTTAGGAACTAGGGCTGAGCCTATAGAATTCCCAGTTCGGACCAACCAAATTCCAAGAGAAATCCCAGCGCGGAAATACCCATCGTGGCTTCTTGTACTGGGAGCTGGAACACTACCCTTTGGCACCCTATTCATCGAGCTCTTCTTCATTCTCTCTAGCATTTGGCTCGGGAGGTTCTACTATGTGTTCGGGTTCTTACTCATCGTCCTCCTTTTGCTTGTTGTTGTGTGCGCTGAAGTGTCAGTGGTCCTGACCTACATGCATCTATGTGTTGAGGACTGGAGGTGGTGGTGGAAGGCATTCTTTTCTTCTGGCTCGGTCGCTCTTTATGTGTTCCTTTACTCCATGAACTACCTGGTGTTTGACCTTAGAAGCTTGAGTGGGCCTGTTTCTGCTGTAGTCTACCTTGGCTATTCGCTGATCATGTGTCTTGCGATCATGTTATCTACTGGGACCATTGGCTTCCTGACCTcactctcttttgttcactatCTGTTCTCTTCAGTCAAGATAGATTAA
- the LOC109711222 gene encoding GPI-anchored protein LLG1-like has translation MGIDRSVFSWMLLFVGLSGLASCSFVSDDVLKPHGSTGRSLLQAKKSCSMSFEFLNYTIITSKCKGPQYPASLCCSAFLEFACPYADYLNDATTDCASSMFSYINLNGRYPPGLFASECQGEKEGLACPPSSSPDAADAPHSAQRLTIALIASMCAILVAILF, from the exons ATGGGGATCGATCGAAGCGTCTTCTCGTGGATGCTTCTCTTTGTGGGTTTGAGTGGATTAGCTTCTTGTAGCTTCGTCTCAG ATGACGTGTTAAAGCCGCATGGATCGACGGGACGGAGTTTGTTGCAAGCCAAGAAGA GTTGCTCTATGAGCTTTGAGTTCCTGAACTACACAATCATCACGAGCAAATGCAAGGGGCCGCAATACCCTGCTTCCCTCTGCTGCTCTGCTTTCTTGGAATTCGCATGCCCGTATGCAGATTATTTGAATGATGCCACTACTGACTGCGCATCATCAATGTTCTCTTACATCAACCTAAATGGCAGGTACCCTCCAGGCCTATTTGCTAGTGAGTGCCAAGGAGAAAAGGAAGGGCTTGCGTGCCCCCCTTCTTCCTCGCCCGACGCTGCCGATGCTCCGCATTCAGCTCAAAGACTTACTATAGCTTTGATTGCTTCTATGTGTGCAATTCTTGTTGCCATCCTATTCTAG
- the LOC109711698 gene encoding LOW QUALITY PROTEIN: photosystem I reaction center subunit V, chloroplastic (The sequence of the model RefSeq protein was modified relative to this genomic sequence to represent the inferred CDS: inserted 2 bases in 1 codon), translating into MATSSLFSASPSSISFHGLRRVPTSAAPRSHSLSLAKPGRXPKGAGSVRAELNPALVISLSTGLSLFLGRFVFFNFQRENVAKQVPQQNGQTHFEAGDVRAKEFSSLLKSNDPVGFNIVDVLAWGSIGHIVAYYILATSSNGYDPKFFE; encoded by the exons atGGCCACCTCGAGCCTCTTctccgcctcgccctcctccatcTCCTTCCACGGCCTCCGCCGCGTCCCCACCTCCGCCGCCCCCAGATCCCACTCCCTCTCCCTGGCCAAGCCGGGCCG CCCGAAGGGCGCCGGTTCGGTCCGCGCGGAGCTGAACCCGGCGCTGGTGATCAGCCTGAGCACGGGGCTCTCCCTCTTCCTGGGCCGCTTCGTCTTCTTCAACTTCCAGCGCGAGAACGTCGCGAAGCAGGTCCCGCAGCAGAACGGCCAGACCCACTTCGAGGCAGGGGACGTCCGCGCCAAGGAGTTCTCGAGCCTCCTCAAATCCAACGACCCCGTCGGCTTCAACATCGTCGACGTCTTAGCCTGGGGCTCCATCGGCCACATCGTCGCCTACTACATCCTCGCCACCTCCAGCAACGGATACGATCCCAAGTTCTTCGAATGA
- the LOC109711699 gene encoding ubiquitin-conjugating enzyme E2 5A-like has product MGSRRIQKELQDLQRDPPTSCSAGPIGEDLFQWQATIMGPADSPYSGGVFFVNIHFPADYPFKPPKVSFQTKVYHPNINSNGSICLDILKDQWSPALTISKVLLSICSLLTDPNPDDPLVPEIAHIYKNQRSRYEETARAWTQKYAMG; this is encoded by the exons ATGGGCAGCAGGCGCATTCAGAAGGAGCTGCAAGATTTACAGAGAGATCCCCCCACGTCGTGCAGCGCCGGACCGATCGGCGAGGATCTGTTTCAGTGGCAAGCCACAATAATGGGCCCGGCTGACAGTCCCTATTCTGGAGGAGTGTTCTTCGTCAACATTCATTTCCCTGCAGATTATCCATTTAAGCCTCCCAAAGTCAGCTTCCAGACTAAG GTTTACCACCCGAACATCAACTCAAATGGCAGCATCTGCCTGGACATCCTCAAGGATCAGTGGAGTCCGGCTCTCACCATCTCGAAGGTTCTTCTCTCCATATGCTCTCTCCTCACCGACCCGAACCCAGACGACCCGCTCGTGCCTGAGATCGCCCACATTTACAAGAACCAGAGATCCCGCTACGAGGAAACTGCCAGGGCTTGGACTCAGAAGTATGCCATGGGCTGA
- the LOC109711700 gene encoding WPP domain-interacting protein 2-like — MDSEENCSKSESHVAGEGKESETLEKRRSWGGIKVEINGDLDSETNSPTKIGAGDKIGGEKGSLARPGEAASSSSPKESEANGDAIEGEISSKPAPPKGYGLKKWRRYRRDSNKEGSSHADSAQDHKRRLSDSQNRPEEQHKQKSDVEAESSAASIESRIVGEAPLSAAAGALDQDLGLLIASAGFSIGADSENSEDRSSKSSTAASAPRFRHESVGFGRERGRAKSGSGKGSGHVVQQRTPRGSGSGRGSGLDASKKSRGDWARIVVENSHSSVESDLRSSNAAFVRSSSMVSNGKHSEKSVSYDGENSDDGQQSEEVRSAYYTENGSAENFSREDADRVEENGQKNDSHSDIDPFVESIVLLRTAQEALETEIQKLVEMGKDPILDDFAVNYEEAEGSSSMSFEPHILELNRKIEHLECKLKEASDTINAKELRLLELQTIVDKTQSKKTETESNDLSLLREDLNEMESEIELMLEKKMEAEVEYLIMTRTTQSWKFQFEDQIALFEEQKSLSSDGEQMMLKLRENESRAVLLKEQAEKLEAQCSELSVTAEVLKLQNRACKVSFFLFVQFVLLCIAIGLFLLQLLPQSGDVVPT, encoded by the exons ATGGATTCGGAGGAGAATTGCTCTAAGTCCGAGTCGCATGTTGCGGGAGAGGGGAAGGAGAgtgaaaccctagaaaagaGGAGATCTTGGGGTGGAATTAAGGTGGAGATCAATGGAGATTTGGACTCCGAGACTAATTCTCCAACAAAAATAGGAGCGGGAGATAAAATTGGAGGGGAAAAAGGAAGCTTGGCTCGTCCTGGTGAGGCAgcatcttcttcatctcctaAGGAATCCGAAGCAAATGGAGATGCAATCGAAGGGGAAATTTCATCGAAGCCGGCCCCCCCGAAGGGCTACGGATTGAAGAAATGGAGGAGATACAGGCGCGATTCCAATAAGGAAGGATCGAGCCACGCTGATTCCGCTCAGGATCACAAACGCCGCCTCTCCGATTCGCAGAACCGCCCAGAAGAGCAGCACAAGCAGAAGAGCGACGTTGAAGCCGAGAGCTCGGCCGCCTCGATTGAATCGAGGATTGTAGGAGAAGCCCCCCTTTCGGCTGCCGCAGGGGCTTTAGATCAGGATCTAGGGTTACTAATCGCATCTGCCGGGTTTTCCATCGGTGCGGATTCGGAGAACAGCGAGGATCGGAGTAGCAAGTCGTCGACAGCTGCGAGTGCTCCCAGGTTTAGGCATGAGAGTGTCGGATTTGGTAGGGAGAGAGGTAGGGCGAAGAGTGGTAGTGGGAAAGGGTCGGGTCATGTAGTGCAACAAAGAACTCCGCGTGGGAGTGGGAGTGGGAGAGGAAGTGGACTTGATGCTAGTAAGAAATCTAGGGGAGATTGGGCTAGAATTGTGGTGGAGAACTCGCATTCGAGTGTTGAGTCCGATTTGCGGAGCTCAAATGCGGCGTTTGTGCGGTCGAGTAGCATGGTTAGTAACGGAAAGCATAGCGAGAAGTCTGTGAGTTACGACGGAGAGAATAGTGATGACGGCCAGCAGAGCGAGGAGGTCCGATCGGCTTACTACACTGAGAATGGGAGTGCTGAGAATTTCTCGAGGGAAGATGCAGATCGAGTCGAAGAGAATGGTCAGAAAAATGACAGCCACTCAGATATTGATCCCTTTGTCGAGTCGATTGTTTTGCTTCGAACCGCACAGGAAGCGCTTGAAACTG AAATCCAAAAATTGGTGGAAATGGGGAAAGATCCAATACTTGATGACTTTGCTGTCAACTATGAAGAAGCAGAAGGGAGTAGTTCAATGAGTTTTGAGCCACATATACTTGAATTAAATCGAAAGATAGAGCATCTCGAATGCAAGTTGAAAGAAGCATCAGATACTATTAATGCAAAGGAATTGAGGTTGCTTGAGCTTCAAACAATTGTTGACAAAACCCAGTCAAAGAAAACAGAAACAGAGAGCAATGATCTCTCTCTCCTTCGAGAGGATCTCAACGAGATGGAGTCTGAAATTGAGCTCATGCTAGAGAAAAAGATGGAAGCAGAAGTTGAGTATCTGATCATGACCAGAACTACTCAGAGTTGGAAATTTCAATTTGAGGATCAAATCGCGCTGTTTGAGGAGCAAAAGTCTCTCTCCTCGGATGGTGAACAAATGATGCTTAAGCTGCGAGAAAATGAAAGCAGGGCTGTCTTGTTAAAAGAGCAGGCGGAGAAATTAGAAGCTCAATGCAGTGAGCTCTCTGTGACAGCAGAGGTCCTGAAGCTGCAGAATAGAGCCTGTaaggtttctttctttcttttcgttCAGTTTGTTTTGTTGTGCATTGCCATAGGGTTGTTTCTACTGCAGTTGTTACCTCAATCTGGTGATGTTGTACCCACTTAA